TTCATCTATTTTACCAGATACAGCAGCTTCTGTTAATACTCGTGTGGTTTCTTGGAAGGATGCCGCAGAAATGAAAGATTCTGTTGCCAATGATGCTTTAGTAATTCCTAATAAATCACGATTAAATTTAGCTTCAATTTTTCCTTCTTGTATTAATTTTCGGTTTGAAATTCTAAGTCTAGAAAATTCGATTTGTTCACCTTTAAGAAAATCAGAATCACCTGGATCTGTAATAGTAACTTTTCTTAACATTTGACGAATAATTACTTCAATATGTTTATCGTTAATTTTAACACCTTGTAATCTATAAACTTCTTGAACTTCATTAGTTATATAATGAGTTACTGCATGAACTCCTCTTAAACGTAAAATATCATGTGGAGATTCCGGACCATCGGAAATTACATCACCACGTTCTACAATTTCACCTTCAAATACATTTAATTGTCTCCATTTATGAATCATTTCTTCATGTGGTTCAGAGTTATTTATTGGTGTTATAATTAAACGGCGTTTTCCTTTTGTTTCTTTACCAAATGAAATAACACCACTTATTTCAGCAAGTATAGCTGGTTCTTTTGGGCGACGAGCTTCAAATAAATCTGCAACTCGTGGTAACCCCCCTGTGATATCTTTGGTTCCAACAGATTCTTGTGGAATTCTAGCTAAAGTATCACCAATATTAACTATATCTCCATCATTTAATTGAATTATGGTATTACCTGGTAAAAAATAATGAGCTGGTATATCAGTATTAGGAATAACAACATCATCTCCATTAATATTTACAATATGTATTGCAGGACGTAAATCTTTACAACCACTTGTTCGTTCAGAAGTATCTATAATAACTATTGAAGATAAACCAGTTAAATCATCGGTTTGACGAATTATTGTTTGGTTTTCTAGCATATCAAAAAATCGTATAATACCAGATACTTCGCTAATAATTGGCATTGTATGTGGATCCCAATTAGCAATAATTTCTCCGTTTTTAACTGTAGATTCGTTGATTTTTGTTATTTGTGAACCATAAGGAATTTTATAACTTTCTTTTGTGCATCCAAATTTATCGATTATTCGTAATTCACTATTACGTGATGTAATAATTAATTTGTTTTCTCGATTGATTACAAATTTAGCATTAATTAATCTTAATGTGCCTGAATTACGTATTTGAATACTAGATTCTGCTGCGGCTCTAGATGCTGCGCCGCCAATATGAAATGTGCGCATTGTCAATTGTGTTCCTGGTTCACCTATCGATTGTGCTGCAATTACTCCTACAGATTCTCCTTTATTGATTATATGACCTCTAGCTAAATCTCTACCATAACAGTGAGCACATACACCAAAATCAGTTTCACAGCTTACAATTGAACGTACTTTTACACTATTAATTGAGTTTTCTTCTAATATATTACACCATTTTTCATTTAAAAGAGTATTTCGTTTTATTAAAATATTTTTTATTCCTTTTATCATAATATCTTCAACAATTACACGTCCAAGTACTCGTTCTCGTAGAGATTCTTTAACGTCACCACCTTCAATAATTGGAGTCATTAAAATACCTTCATGTGTTTCACAATCATATTCGGTAACAACTAAATCTTGAGCTACATCAACTAGACGACGAGTTAGATATCCAGAATTTGCTGTTTTTAATGCTGTGTCTGCAAGTCCTTTTCTAGCACCATGCGTAGAAATAAAATATTGTAAAACATTTAATCCTTCACGAAAATTAGCAGTAATTGGTGTTTCAATAATCGAACCATCCGGTTTAGCCATAAGTCCACGCATACCTGCTAATTGACGAATTTGTGCAGCAGACCCACGAGCTCCTGAATCAGCCATTATAAAAATATTATTAAAAGAAATCTGTTGTTCTTTTTTACCTTTATTATTAATAACTGTTTCACTAGATAAATTATTCATCATTACTTTAGCTACTCGTTCGTTTGTTGCTGTCCAAATATCAATAACTTTATTATAACGTTCACCAGCTGTAACAAGACCAGATTGAAATTGTTCTTGAATTTCTGCAATTTCTGTTTCTGCTTCTGTAATTATTTCAAGTTTTTTTTCAGGAATAACTATATCATCAATACCAACAGATACTCCAGAACGTGCTGCATATGTAAAACCAGTATACATTATTTGATCGGCAAAAATAACGGTTGATTTTAATCCTAGTATACGATAACAAGTATTTAGCATTTTTGATATGTTTTTTTTACCTAATGTTTGATTTATTAATGAGTATGGTAAACCTTTTGGTATTATCATCCATAAAATAGCGCGACCAATAGTAGTATTAATTAATTTTGTATTAATTGAAATATTACCTTCTATATCTTTTATTTCTTCAGTAATTTTCACTTTTACTTTTGCATGCAATGAAGCATTTCCAGAACGATAAGCTCGTTCTGCTTCTTTTGAATTTAATAATATCATACCTTCGCCTTTTGCATTTATACATTCACGAGTCATGTAATAAAGGCCTAAGACTACATCTTGTGATGGTACTATAATAGGTTCTCCACTTGCTGGAGAAAGAATATTGTTTGTAGACATCATTAGTGCTCGTGCTTCTAATTGAGCTTCTAATGTTAAAGGAACATGTACTGCCATTTGATCACCATCAAAATCAGCATTATATGCAGCACATACAAGAGGATGTAATTGTATAGCTTTTCCTTCAATTAAGATTGGCTCAAAAGCTTGTATTCCTAATCGATGAAGTGTTGGTGCTCTATTTAGCATAACAGGATGTTCTCTGATAACTTCATCTAATATATCCCATACTATTGCTTCTTCACGTTCTACTATTTTTTTTGCAGCTTTAATTGTTGTTGCTACACCACATTTTTCTAATTTACCATATATGAATGGTTTAAATAATTCAAGCGCCATTTTTTTAGGTAGACCACATTGGTGTAATTTAAGATATGGTCCTACTGTTATAACAGAACGACCAGAATAATCAACTCGTTTACCAAGTAAATTTTGACGAAAACGTCCTTGTTTACCTTTAATCATATCTGCTAAAGATTTTAAAGGTCTTTTATTTGATCCGGTAATTGCTCTACCTCTACGTCCATTGTCTAGTAATGCATCAACTGCTTCTTGTAACATACGCTTTTCATTTCGAACGATTATATCTGGAGCTGATAATTCTAAAAGTCGTTTAAGTCTGTTATTTCTATTAATTACTCTACGATAAAGATCATTTAAATCTGATGTTGCAAATCTCCCGCCATCTAAAGGAACCAAAGGACGAAGATCTGGTGGTAAAATTGGTAATACATTTAAAACCATCCATTCTGGTTTATTTCCTGACTGTATAAATGATTCTAGTAATTTAATACGTTTAGTTATTTTATTTCTTTTGGTTTCAGAATTAGTTTGATTTAATTCTTCACGTAGTATAATACATTCATTATTAAGGTCTATGTTTTTTAATAAATTTTGAATTGCTTCAGCACCCATTTTAGCGTTAAATTCATCACCAAATTCTTCTAAAGCATCCAAGTATTGTTCTTCTGTTAAAATTTGTCCACGTTCAAGATTTGTCATACCTGATTCGATTACAACATATGATTCAAAATATAAGACACGTTCTATATCTCGTAATGACATATTAAGCAATAAACCTATACGGGATGGTAGTGATTTTAAAAACCATATATGTGCGGTTGGTGATGCAAGTTCAATATGCCCCATTCTTTCACGACGTACTTTAGTTTGTGTTACTTCTACACCACATTTTTCACAGATTACACCTCTATGTTTTAAACGTTTATATTTACCACATAAACATTCATAATCTTTTATTGGTCCAAAAATTCGTGCACAAAAAAGACCGTCACGTTCAGGTTTAAATGTGCGATAGTTAATCGTTTCTGGTTTTTTAACTTCACCAAATGACCATGAACGGATTACATCAGGTGATGCTAAAGAAATTTTAATTGCATCAAACTCTTCTATTTTAGTTTGAGTTTTCAGGAATTTTATTAGATCTTTCACAAAATAGCTCCTGTCGGAGTTGTATTTAGATAAGTAGTAAAAATTAACTTACATAAAAGTTTGTTATAGGTATTTCAAAAATAAAAATTATATTTAATATAAAAATTATTTATCTTCTAATTCAATATTGATACCAAGTGAACGTATTTCTTTTAATAATACATTAAAAGATTCTGGCATACCTGGTTCCATTTGATGGTTTCCATCAACTATGTTTTTATACATTTTTGTTCTTCCGTTAACATCATCTGATTTTACTGTAAGCATTTCTTGAAGAGAATAAGAAGCCCCATATGCTTCTAATGCCCATACTTCCATTTCTCCAAAACGTTGTCCTCCAAACTGTGCTCGTCCACCAAGAGGTTGTTGAGTTACTAAGCTGTAAGAACCTGTTGATCTAGCGTGCATTTTATCATCAACTAAATGATTTAATTTTAACATATACATATAACCAACAGTAACTTTACGTTCGAATTTTTCTCCAGTGCGACCATCGAATAATGTAATTTGTCCTGAAGTTGGTAATCCGCCAAGTTCTAATAATTTTTTTATTTCTTTTTCTTTTGCACCATCAAATACTGGTGTTGCAATTGGTAATCCTTTTTTTAAATTATTAGCTAGTTGTAAAATTTCGTTATCAGAAAAACAATTTAAATTAATTTTTTGACGTAAGTCTTCACCTATATTATAAGCTTTTTGAATAAAATTACGTATTTTATGAATTTCATTTTGATTTTTAAGTAATGTATTAATTTTATTTCCTATACCTTTAGCTGCCATACCTAAATGTGTTTCTAAAATTTGTCCAATATTCATTCGAGATGGTACACCTAGTGGATTTAGTACTATGTCTACTGTATTTCCGTTTTTATCGTAAGGCATATCTTCAATTGGATTAATTTTTGATATAACACCTTTGTTTCCATGGCGGCCAGCCATTTTATCTCCTGGTTGGATTTGACGTTTTACAGCTAGATGAATTTTAACAATTTTTAATATCCCTGGAGCTAAATCATCACCTTGTGTTATTTTACGTCGTTTTATATCTAATTTTTTTTCGAATTTAGATTTTAAATCGTTATATTGTTCAGTAAGTTGTTTTAATTGATTTTGCTTTTTTTTATCGATTAAAGTTAAATTTAGCCATTGTTCTTTAGATAATTCGTTTAATTTTTTTGTTTCTATTTTAGCATTAATTAATAAATTATATACACGTGTAAATAGATCTATTTCAAAAATACGTAATTCTTCTGTTAGGTCTTTTTTGATATCTTGTAATTGAGATTCTTCAATTTCTAATGCTCGTTTATCTTTTTTTATTCCATCACGAGTAAAGATTTGTACATCAATAACTGTACCAGAAACACCGTTAGGAACTCTTAGAGATGAATCTTTTACATCTGATGCTTTTTCACCAAAAATAGCACGAAGTAGTTTTTCTTCAGGTGTTAATTGTGTTTCACCTTTTGGAGTTACTTTTCCTACTAAAATATCTCCACCTTTAACTTCAGCTCCTATATAAACAATTCCAGTTTCATCGAGTTTAGAAAGAGCGGCTTCTCCTACATTAGGAATATCTGCAGTTATTTCTTCTGATCCTAATTTTGTATCTCGTGATACACAAGAAAGTTCTTGAATATGGATTGTTGTAAAACGGTCTTCTTGAACAATACGTTCAGAAATTAAAATAGAGTCTTCAAAATTATAACCATTCCATGGCATAAATGCTACACACATATTTTGTCCAAGTGCTAATTCACCAAGATCAGTTGAAGGTCCATCAGCTAAAACATCATCACGTTTAATTTTTTCTCCTAATGATACACATGGTTTTTGATTAATACATGTATTTTGATTGGAACGAGTATATTTTGTTAAATTATATATATCAATTCCACTTTCTTCAGAATTTAACATTTCTATTTCGTTTACTTTTATAACTATACGAGAAGCGTCAATATATTGAACTATACCACCACGTTTTGCAATAACTGTTACACCAGAGTCTACTGCTACTGTACGTTCCATTCCTGTTCCAACTAAGGGTTTTTCTGATTTTAAAGTAGGGACAGCTTGACGTTGCATATTTGCTCCCATTAAAGCTCTATTAGCATCATTATGTTCAAGAAATGGAATAAGTGCAGCACCAACAGAAACAATTTGTTGAGTTGAAACATCCATATATTCAACTTGTTCTGGATTAAATAAACTTGATTCTCCTTTATGTCTACAAGTTATAAGTTCTTCTATAAAAGCACCATTATCTCTTAATTCAGTATTAGCTTGAGCTATAATAAAATTACCTTCTTCAATTGCAGATAAAAAGTGAATTTTATTTGTCACAATACCATTTTGTACTAATCTGTATGGTGTTTCTAAAAAACCATGTTTATTAGTCTGCGCATAAATAGATAAAGAATTAATCAAACCGATATTTGGACCTTCAGGTGTTTCTATTGGACATAAACGTCCATAATGAGTAGGATGTACATCACGTACTTCAAAACCTGCACGTTCACGAGTTAAACCACCTGGGCCTAATGCTGATATACGGCGTTTATGAGTAATTTCAGATAACGGATTATTTTGATCCATAAATTGAGATAATTGGCTAGAACAAAAAAATTCTTTTATTGCTGCAGATATAGGTTTTGCATTGATTATATCTTGTGGCATTAATATATTTAAATCACCTAGAGATAATCGTTCTTTTACTGATCGTTCAACACGAATTAAACCTATTCGAAATTGATTTTCAACCATCTCACCAACAGAACGGATTCTTCTATTTCCTAAATGATCAATATCGTCTATTTCTCCTTTTCCATTACGGTTATCTATTAGTTTTCGCATAACATCGATAATATCTTCTTTATTTAAAACACTTGAGCCTTCAATTTTTTTACGATTTAATGAGCGATTAAATTTCATTCTTCCTACAACTGATAAATCATAACGATCTTTAGAAAAAAATAAGTTATCAAATAAGTTTTCTGCTGCTTCACGTGTTGGAGGTTCTCCAGGGCGCATCATTCGATAAATTTCTACTAATGCATTTAATCGATCGTTAGTAGAATCAATTCGTAATGTTTCAGATATATATGGTCCATGATCTAATTCATTAATAAATAATGTTTCAATTATGTTATGACCAGATTGGTATAAATTTGTTAATATGTCAGATGAAAGTCTAGTGTTTGCTTGACATATTAATTTTCCTGTATTTTTATTGATATAATCTTTTGATATTGTTTTACCGATAATATATTCCATAGGAATTTCAATATTATCAATTTTTTCTTTTTCTAATAATTTAATATGCTGTGAAGTAATTCTTCGTCCTTTTTCAATATAAATTTTATTATTTTTTTTAATATCAAAAAAAATAGTTTCACCTCTTAGTTGTTTAGGAATAAGAGACATTATAATTTTATTATTATGCAAATGAAATATTGTTTTTTCAAAAAATAAATTTAATATTTCTTCTGTGTTATAGTTCATTGCACGTAAAATAATAGTTGCAGGTAATTTTCTACGACGATCTATACGAATAAATAAATTATCTTTTTGATCAAATTCAAAATCAAGCCAAGATCCACGATAAGGAATAATTCGTGCATTATATAAAACTTTACCAGATGAATGTGTTTTTCCTTTATCGCTATCAAAAAATACTCCTGGACTACGGTGTAATTGAGATACAATTACACGTTCTATCCCGTTTATTATAAAAGTTCCATTTTTAGTCATAAGTGGAATTTCGCCCATATACACTTCTTGTTCTTTTATATTTTTTACATTATTTTCTTGTGATTCGCGTTCGTAAGTGATAAGACGTAATTTAGCACGAAGTGGAACTGAGTACGTTATACCACGAATTTTACATTCTTTTACGTCAAATGAAGAAGTTCCTAAACGGTAATTTATATATTCTAATTCAGCATTTCCGCTATAACTTTTTATTGGAAATATAGAACGAAAAGCTGATTCTAATCCATTTTTACCATTTGGATCTTTTTCTATAAACTTTTGAAATGAATTAAGTTGTATAGAGAGTAGATAAGGTATATTTAAAACTTGTGGACGTTTACCAAAATCTTTACGAATACGTTTTTTTTCGGTATATGAATAAACCATAAGCTTCCTCAGATCGTTTATTTAGTTTTTAAAAGTTTATAATATTAGTAAATATTACGTTTATTTTAGATATAAAAATAATAATATTTTTTTAAAATATTATTATTTATTTTAAATTAGTTTTTACATTTGTTATTGATATAGCAATAATTATTTAAAATATAACAAATTAATTTATTTAAAAATTAAATAAAGTTTTGGAAGGCGATTAATATTAATATAGTAAAAATACTAATATTTATCACAGTATATTGATAAATTTAATTTAGTTTTTTTAATTTATTAAAATATTTTATTTGCTTAATATTTTTATATTTTTTACTAATATTCGTGAAATGTAATTTTATTTTTTTATTTTTATATATTTTATAAAATATATATTTTTTTTATAAAATTTTTTTATATAAATGATAATTAAAATTTAATGAAATATTTTTATTATCTATATTTTTTATAAAAAATAAAATTTTTAAACTTATTAAATTTTAAAAATGTTGTTTTATTAATTTTCTACAATTAACCCCATAGAATTAGCAGTTCCTTTAATTGATCGTATTATTGCATTGATATCAGATCCAGTCATATCTGGATATTTTATTTTAGCTATTGTTTGAATTTGTTCGTATGTTATTTTTCCAATTTTTTCTTTATTTGGTTTTCCTGAACCTGATTTTATACCAGCTATTTTTTTAAGTAAAAATGTTGTAGGTGGAGTTTTTGTTATAAAAGTAAATGTTTTATCAGTGAAAACTGTAATTATAACAGGTATTGGTATTCCTTTTTCAAGTGTGTTTGTTTTGCTGTTGAATGTTTTGCAAAAATCCATAATATTTATTCCTTGTTGTCCTAATGCTGGTCCAACAGGTGGACTTGGGTTTGCCATACCAGCTGCAACTTGTAGTTTTATATATGTTTGTATTTTTTTTGCCATAAATATATTCTCTATAATTTATTAAAATATAGTGATTGAATTTTAAATATCTTTGAATAAGTAATTATAAAAGCTTAAAACTATAATAAAATTAAAATTTTTTTGCAAGTTAGTTTTTATTAAAAATTAGGTTTTTTCTATTTGACTAAAATTTAATTCTACAGTAGTAGCTCGCCCAAAAATTGAAATAGACACTTTTAAACGACTTTTTTCATAATCTATTTCTTCAACAACACCATTAAAATCAACAAAAGGTCCTTCACTAACTCGAATAATTTCACCAGGTTCAAATAATATTTTTGGTCGAGGTTTATCTCCGGCTTTTTGTAATCTATTTGTAATTAAATCAACTTCTTTATCACTAATTGGTGCTGGTTTGTCAGATGTTCCTCCTATAAATCCCATAACACGTGGTACACTACGCACTAAATACCAAGAATTATCATTCATAATCATTTGTACTAAAACATAACCAGGAAAAAATTTACGTTCACTTTTACGTCGTTGACCACTACGAATTTCAACAACTTCTTCTGTTGGCACAAGTATTTCACCAAAGTAATTTTCCATATAATGAATTTTTATATATTCTTGTAAAGATTGAGCTACTCGACTTTCAAAACCAGAAAAAGTTTGAATGACATACCAACGTTTTTTATATGAATCTGACATTGATAAAAACCTCAATAAAATTATTGCAGAATTATCATAAAATATATTTTTATGTGTTTAAATTTTTGTGATAAAAATAATATTTTATTGTTTTTTATTATTATAATTTTATAGTTACTTTTTTTATTAAAAATAATTTTTAATAATTTAAAATTATATTTTTAGAATATATTGAAAAAATAGAATATATTATATAATATATAAATATTAGTTTTATTAAACATTAGTTATAATAGATGTTTTAGTTGTTTAAAAAAATAAAATAATTAGAATTATAAGAATTAATGTATAGTATTTGTATAAATATAAATTTTTTATTATTTATTTTTTAATTACAGTAAATTTAATTATTAATTAATAAATTAAAAGTTAATTTTTATAAAAAATTTTTACATTTTTATATAATATATAGTAATAATTTTATTTTAATTTGTTTTTTTTATTTATATTTAAGTATGTGAAGTTTTTTATAAAAATAATTAATATTAATAAATTTAAAAAACTGGTAAAGTGAACTACCAGTTTTTATAAGATTTATTTTATTTTATTTAAGTTCAACAGAAGCACCTGAATCCTCTAAAGATTTTTTAAGATTTTCAGCTTCTTTTTTATTTATTCCTTCTTTTATAGTAACTGGTGCAGATTCAACTATATCTTTGGCTTCTTTAAGGCCAAATCCAGTCGCACTACGAACTGCTTTTATAACTGCAACTTTATTGTTTCCAATAGATGTTAATATAACATTAAATTCAGTTTTTTCTTCAATGACTTCAGTAGTGTTTTGAATAGTATTCATAGGTAAAGAAGTTGAAACACCAAATTTTTTTTCCATCATATTAATTAATTCAGTAATATCTGTAATAGACATTTCTGAAAGTGTATCAAGTATCTGGTTTTTAGTAATAGACATAACAAAATTTTTCCTAAAATTCATACATATTAATAATATTAAAAGTTAATTATCGTATTTAGTTTTTTGTTTTTTGTAAAGCAACAATAGTACGAATTATTTTACCAAAAGCGGCTTCTTTAATTGTTAATATTAAAATTGTAATTGATTCTTCAAAAGTTGGAATAGATGCTAAAGTTTCGATATCTTCAGCTTTAATTATTTTTTTTTCAAATGCAGCAACTTTTATTTTAAATAATGGATCTATTTTTTCAAATTCTTTGCATACACGAGCAGCGGCATTAGGATGTTTATTAGAAAAAGCAATTAATGTTGGACCAGTAAAAAATTTATCTAAAATTTCATAATTAGTTTTTTTTATTGCTATACGAATTAACGTATTACGAACAACACGTATGTAAACATTAGTTTTACGTCCTATTTTACGGAGTTCAGTTAATTTAACTGAACTTATCCCTCTCGGGTCAGCAATGACAGCAGACATAGCTTTTTTAGCAATTTTATTAAGTTTATCAATAATGTTTTTTTTATCTTGAAGATTTAATGGCACTATATTACTCCTGGATTAGTATATAATATTATTGATTAATGTATTAGTGTGTAATATTGAATATTATAATTATATATTGATATTTTGTTTTTAAAATAAAAAAAAACAAAATA
This Candidatus Providencia siddallii DNA region includes the following protein-coding sequences:
- the nusG gene encoding transcription termination/antitermination protein NusG, which encodes MSDSYKKRWYVIQTFSGFESRVAQSLQEYIKIHYMENYFGEILVPTEEVVEIRSGQRRKSERKFFPGYVLVQMIMNDNSWYLVRSVPRVMGFIGGTSDKPAPISDKEVDLITNRLQKAGDKPRPKILFEPGEIIRVSEGPFVDFNGVVEEIDYEKSRLKVSISIFGRATTVELNFSQIEKT
- the rpoC gene encoding DNA-directed RNA polymerase subunit beta' gives rise to the protein MKDLIKFLKTQTKIEEFDAIKISLASPDVIRSWSFGEVKKPETINYRTFKPERDGLFCARIFGPIKDYECLCGKYKRLKHRGVICEKCGVEVTQTKVRRERMGHIELASPTAHIWFLKSLPSRIGLLLNMSLRDIERVLYFESYVVIESGMTNLERGQILTEEQYLDALEEFGDEFNAKMGAEAIQNLLKNIDLNNECIILREELNQTNSETKRNKITKRIKLLESFIQSGNKPEWMVLNVLPILPPDLRPLVPLDGGRFATSDLNDLYRRVINRNNRLKRLLELSAPDIIVRNEKRMLQEAVDALLDNGRRGRAITGSNKRPLKSLADMIKGKQGRFRQNLLGKRVDYSGRSVITVGPYLKLHQCGLPKKMALELFKPFIYGKLEKCGVATTIKAAKKIVEREEAIVWDILDEVIREHPVMLNRAPTLHRLGIQAFEPILIEGKAIQLHPLVCAAYNADFDGDQMAVHVPLTLEAQLEARALMMSTNNILSPASGEPIIVPSQDVVLGLYYMTRECINAKGEGMILLNSKEAERAYRSGNASLHAKVKVKITEEIKDIEGNISINTKLINTTIGRAILWMIIPKGLPYSLINQTLGKKNISKMLNTCYRILGLKSTVIFADQIMYTGFTYAARSGVSVGIDDIVIPEKKLEIITEAETEIAEIQEQFQSGLVTAGERYNKVIDIWTATNERVAKVMMNNLSSETVINNKGKKEQQISFNNIFIMADSGARGSAAQIRQLAGMRGLMAKPDGSIIETPITANFREGLNVLQYFISTHGARKGLADTALKTANSGYLTRRLVDVAQDLVVTEYDCETHEGILMTPIIEGGDVKESLRERVLGRVIVEDIMIKGIKNILIKRNTLLNEKWCNILEENSINSVKVRSIVSCETDFGVCAHCYGRDLARGHIINKGESVGVIAAQSIGEPGTQLTMRTFHIGGAASRAAAESSIQIRNSGTLRLINAKFVINRENKLIITSRNSELRIIDKFGCTKESYKIPYGSQITKINESTVKNGEIIANWDPHTMPIISEVSGIIRFFDMLENQTIIRQTDDLTGLSSIVIIDTSERTSGCKDLRPAIHIVNINGDDVVIPNTDIPAHYFLPGNTIIQLNDGDIVNIGDTLARIPQESVGTKDITGGLPRVADLFEARRPKEPAILAEISGVISFGKETKGKRRLIITPINNSEPHEEMIHKWRQLNVFEGEIVERGDVISDGPESPHDILRLRGVHAVTHYITNEVQEVYRLQGVKINDKHIEVIIRQMLRKVTITDPGDSDFLKGEQIEFSRLRISNRKLIQEGKIEAKFNRDLLGITKASLATESFISAASFQETTRVLTEAAVSGKIDELRGLKENVIVGRLIPAGTGFSYHKTRIRKKNKNFTENLQISADEASANLSELLNAEFNK
- the rplL gene encoding 50S ribosomal protein L7/L12, with the translated sequence MSITKNQILDTLSEMSITDITELINMMEKKFGVSTSLPMNTIQNTTEVIEEKTEFNVILTSIGNNKVAVIKAVRSATGFGLKEAKDIVESAPVTIKEGINKKEAENLKKSLEDSGASVELK
- the rplK gene encoding 50S ribosomal protein L11, which codes for MAKKIQTYIKLQVAAGMANPSPPVGPALGQQGINIMDFCKTFNSKTNTLEKGIPIPVIITVFTDKTFTFITKTPPTTFLLKKIAGIKSGSGKPNKEKIGKITYEQIQTIAKIKYPDMTGSDINAIIRSIKGTANSMGLIVEN
- the rplJ gene encoding 50S ribosomal protein L10 produces the protein MPLNLQDKKNIIDKLNKIAKKAMSAVIADPRGISSVKLTELRKIGRKTNVYIRVVRNTLIRIAIKKTNYEILDKFFTGPTLIAFSNKHPNAAARVCKEFEKIDPLFKIKVAAFEKKIIKAEDIETLASIPTFEESITILILTIKEAAFGKIIRTIVALQKTKN
- the rpoB gene encoding DNA-directed RNA polymerase subunit beta, whose protein sequence is MVYSYTEKKRIRKDFGKRPQVLNIPYLLSIQLNSFQKFIEKDPNGKNGLESAFRSIFPIKSYSGNAELEYINYRLGTSSFDVKECKIRGITYSVPLRAKLRLITYERESQENNVKNIKEQEVYMGEIPLMTKNGTFIINGIERVIVSQLHRSPGVFFDSDKGKTHSSGKVLYNARIIPYRGSWLDFEFDQKDNLFIRIDRRRKLPATIILRAMNYNTEEILNLFFEKTIFHLHNNKIIMSLIPKQLRGETIFFDIKKNNKIYIEKGRRITSQHIKLLEKEKIDNIEIPMEYIIGKTISKDYINKNTGKLICQANTRLSSDILTNLYQSGHNIIETLFINELDHGPYISETLRIDSTNDRLNALVEIYRMMRPGEPPTREAAENLFDNLFFSKDRYDLSVVGRMKFNRSLNRKKIEGSSVLNKEDIIDVMRKLIDNRNGKGEIDDIDHLGNRRIRSVGEMVENQFRIGLIRVERSVKERLSLGDLNILMPQDIINAKPISAAIKEFFCSSQLSQFMDQNNPLSEITHKRRISALGPGGLTRERAGFEVRDVHPTHYGRLCPIETPEGPNIGLINSLSIYAQTNKHGFLETPYRLVQNGIVTNKIHFLSAIEEGNFIIAQANTELRDNGAFIEELITCRHKGESSLFNPEQVEYMDVSTQQIVSVGAALIPFLEHNDANRALMGANMQRQAVPTLKSEKPLVGTGMERTVAVDSGVTVIAKRGGIVQYIDASRIVIKVNEIEMLNSEESGIDIYNLTKYTRSNQNTCINQKPCVSLGEKIKRDDVLADGPSTDLGELALGQNMCVAFMPWNGYNFEDSILISERIVQEDRFTTIHIQELSCVSRDTKLGSEEITADIPNVGEAALSKLDETGIVYIGAEVKGGDILVGKVTPKGETQLTPEEKLLRAIFGEKASDVKDSSLRVPNGVSGTVIDVQIFTRDGIKKDKRALEIEESQLQDIKKDLTEELRIFEIDLFTRVYNLLINAKIETKKLNELSKEQWLNLTLIDKKKQNQLKQLTEQYNDLKSKFEKKLDIKRRKITQGDDLAPGILKIVKIHLAVKRQIQPGDKMAGRHGNKGVISKINPIEDMPYDKNGNTVDIVLNPLGVPSRMNIGQILETHLGMAAKGIGNKINTLLKNQNEIHKIRNFIQKAYNIGEDLRQKINLNCFSDNEILQLANNLKKGLPIATPVFDGAKEKEIKKLLELGGLPTSGQITLFDGRTGEKFERKVTVGYMYMLKLNHLVDDKMHARSTGSYSLVTQQPLGGRAQFGGQRFGEMEVWALEAYGASYSLQEMLTVKSDDVNGRTKMYKNIVDGNHQMEPGMPESFNVLLKEIRSLGINIELEDK